In the genome of Arachis stenosperma cultivar V10309 chromosome 6, arast.V10309.gnm1.PFL2, whole genome shotgun sequence, the window CAGGGGTGTTGGCTTCTACTCTGAGAGCTCGGGTTAAGAGCAAAAATATTGATAAAGAGGGTTCTACTTCCAAAGTAGAAAAGGCTGTGGGTGTTGGTGAAGTTAATCAGCCAAAGCCGGGgagaagaaaaattattttgaggAAAAGAAAGACAAGTGTTGTTGATTTATCTGAATGTTCTGAAGATGATGCGGGTGAAGTACCTATTGAGGAAATTCAAAGCTTTTTCAAAAGTCAGCAGAGATTGCATGATGTTACCGATCAAAGTGATGGATCGTCTTTGTGGGGGAAAGACTTCCCCTATATGGCTGTTGCCAATGATGTTTGTCAAAATTTGTCTGATGTAACGTTGGCAGAGGAAGTTGGTGATGTCGCCATAGATCAATATATGCaggtatttatatttttgtgtttgttcctttttttatatatagttGGTAGGCTAAAGATAGTGTTCTTTATCTTTGTTTGTAGGTAATTGGTTTTAGGCTTGCCAGTTTGGGGCATAGCCGAGAGAAGAAGCATCGGAAGGTTGCCGAGCTTAAACAAGATTCAATTTTGAAGGAGGAGCTGGAGTTGAAGGGTAAGAGAGTTGCTGAGTTGGAGTCCAAGTTATCAGAAATggagaaggagttgaaggaAATTAGGAAAAATTATTCgaaagaggtggaagatgttAGGAAGAAAGAGGCCGAACTTTCTAGCATGAGTGCTAAAGTAATTGAAGTTACAGTGAAGTTGAAAGATGTTGAAAAACATAGGGGAACTGAGATTCTTGACTCATTCGTGGAGGGTTTTGAGCGAGCTTGCCAGCAAGCTAAGTTTCTTGCTCTTGATGTTGATTTGTCTCAGATGGATCCGGGGAAGATTGTTCAAGATGGGGCCATGGTGTAAGATGATGGTGATATTGAGGGGGAGGCTGAAAATGGTTGATAGGAATTCtatttttgtttgaaaattATGCTGCTCCTGTGTTGGGCTTTTGTGATTTGTAACTTATACTTTGCTACTGTCTTTTGAAAAACAAACTTGGATGTTTCTGTTTATATGCTGTTTTTGCATGTTTTGACTATAATATGATATTTGTTGTTTGTCTGTTTTGTAGGTGTATTTCTGTTTTGTGACTGTGCCACTGAGGGTAAACATGTTCATGGTGCTAATGGTGTAATGCCATTGTTTGATGGAGAAGCATATAAAGGCTGAGTAGGCCGAGCATATTTGGCATAGGTTTTGTTTGATAATATCTGGACTCTGATGAATGATTGGCAGTAATTTGCgtgaaattttgaaaagttgTTTTCTGAGTATTGCTCTGGCATctgtttgagtgatttattttGAGTGGTATGATTTGATATAAGATCGAAAATGTACCGAATGATCGGATTCGGATTGTAGTTGGTATTTGGATTTATTGATTGTATCCGAGTTGTCGGATTAAGATCATTTATTTGAGGGATTAAGTGATGAAATTTAAATGAGCGTATTCCGACGTAGATCGGTTATTGGGTTGAATCATATTATCCGAGTGATCGGGTTCCGTTTTAAGGTCGGCAGTCAGATTGACTGATTGTATCCGAGTGATCGAATTCCGTTTTAAGGTCGGCAGTCAGATTGACTGATTGTATCCGAGTGATCGAATTCCGTTTTAAGGTCGGCAATTGAATTAAGTGATTGTATCCAAGTGATCTGATTCCGTTTTAAGGTCGGCAGTCGGATTGACTGATTGATTCCGAATGACCTATTTTGGCATATGATCGGTATCGATCGTATCTGAATGGTCGGATTGACATTATAGATCGGCATTATATGTTTATTGATGAAACAGAACTATGAAATGGAGGAAATAAAGATTTGATAAAATAAGAAGTTTGTTTATAGAAGAACCCTTGATTTCAAAGGCCCAGGTAGGCTAGCCTCGTTAAAATCTCTCCAAGCAAAACCCTTGTGGGAAAAATCTTGGTAGTAGAAAAAAGAGTACTGGCCTATCCCTGGTATTAGCTGTAATATAACTTTAAGGAAGATACATTCTAAGTGTTAGGGAGATCTTTACCCTCTAAGGTTTGTAGTCGGTAGGCTCCATTGCCGATTACTTCTGTGACTCGGTAAGGGCCTTCCCAATTAGCTGCTAGTTTGCCATGTGCTGATGGTTTCCTTGCTTGTTCTGTTTTCCTGAGCACAAGGTCATTTACACGGAAAGATCTTGGGCGAAGTTTTTGGTTATATCTGCGGGCGATGTGCTGTTGCATGGCTAAATGTTTGACTGCTGTGGACGATCTGAGTTCTTCTATGAGGTCAAGCTCGGATTGCCGGGCTATGTCTTGTGTAATTTGGTCGGCCAATTCAGTGCGTAGTGAGGATTGGGAGATCTCCACTGGTATCATTGCACCTGAACCATATACTAAACGGAAGGGTGTTTCCTTCGTGGTTGAGTGAATTGTGGTGTTGTATCCCCATATGATCTCTGGGATAAGTTCGGCCCATAGGCTTTTTGCATCATCTAGTTTCTTTCTTAGAGCATGTAGTATTactttatttgcagcttctcctAAGTCGTTTgtttgtgggtgctcgactgagtagaaatgttgtttgatttttagttcctGCAAAAAGGATGTAAACTTTTGGTCGGAAAACTGGCGACCATTATCTGTGATAATGTGCCGAGGAATGTCGAATTGACAAATAATATATTTCCAGACAAAATGAATCATTTGTTGTGATGTGATTTTGGCTAGGGGCTGTGCCTCTATCCATTTGGAAAAGTGGTCAATTGCCATGACTAGGAATTTTACCTGCCCTGCTGCTGTGGGGAAAGGGCCGAGTATATTTATGCCCCATTGGTGGAACGGCCAACTTACCTCGGAACAGTGTAGGAGTTCGGCCGGGAGGTGTGTGATCGGACTGTGTTTCTGGCAGTTGTTACAGCTTTTAACTTTTGCATGGCAATCCTGTCGTATTGTCGGCCAGTATAATCCAGCTCTAAGAATTTTGAAAGACAGACTTCGGGCTCTGAGGTGTGTACCACAAATCTCTTCGTGCGCCTCGGCAAGTGCGAGCTCGGCTTCTGTTCTGCAAAGACATTTAAGTAATGGACGAGAGAATCCTTGTCTGTATAGgttattattataaattgtAAAAAAGGAGGCTTGTCGGCGGAAGTGTCGAGCATTTTCGACGTCGCCTGGCAAGATCCCTGTCTGGAGATACTGTATGTATGGAGATCTCTAATTTGCTTCTTGTGTTACACTTAAGATTTGTGTTAGTTCAATGCTTGGCTTGAGCATTGTTGACTGATAAAGTGATGACACATTTGGTTAAGTGCTGGCGAGTTTAGACCAGTGTTGTCAGAACCGGACCGACCCGGCCGGTCGGACCGGAAAACCGGTGAACCGGTGCCATAACCGGTCCGGGTGAGTCATCTGACCGGACAAGGAATCGAACCGGAAAGACCCGTATTGAACCGGCCGGGTTTGATCAGAACCGGTGAACCGGCGGGTTTCGTTTAACCCGGACcggttcgaaaattaattttttttgtttcatatgctcgaaacgacgtcgtttctttattaaataaaaaaaaaaacttgctGCAGTGCTGAGTGCTTGTAAGCCCCGTAACCCTAGCCTCCATCCCCTGTTTCACACTTCCCCTTCCCATTCCCAAACTTTGAGAGACCACCATGGCACCATCACCATGAGAGCTGAGAGCTGAGAGATAGAGAAGTGCGCCACTCACTCAGCCCCGTTCAGCTTCAACCAGCGCGGCACTCACCTCACCACCACATCCAGAGCAGTGCGCCACTCACCACCGCCAAGAAGGCAGAAGCCCGTCCACGGTCCATCGTCGCCTACTGCTCGTCGCTCTTCTCTGCTCGTCGCTCCGGTCACCCGCCTCTCTGCTCGTCGCTCCGGTCTCCCTCTTCTCTGGTCTGGTCTCTGCTCGTCGCTCCATTCCTCCAGCTCCAGGGTTCAGCCATCCAGCCAGGTAAGTAActaagtatttttaattttttaattttttgaagtTAATTGATTATTGTAGATTGATTATGTATGTTGGTTACTTGGTTCTGTTTGATTTGTGTTAGAATTTAGATTGTTGGTTGTTCAAATAATTATAGGTTGTTGATTTCTGTTTAATTTAGATTGTTGATTTCTGTCCAGATGAGAACATGAACAAGACCACATGTTTTTCTGTTTGATCTCTCATttcttgatttatttttttatttctgttcAGTTTGTTGATTATCCATTGTTGGTTGCTGTTGTATATTATTCTTAGTAGTTAGTGCCTTAGTGGATTGTTGTGTATTATTCTTGGAGATTAGTCATTTAGTCCTGGATCCTGGTTGATTAGGAATTTAGGATGGCTTCATCAAATACACCATCAGAAACACCAACTTCTCAGGAACAAGGATCAACTCCTGATCCTTCAATTGGAACCCAAAAAAATAGTAACAGAGGAAAAATTGATCCTGCATGGGGCCATTGTAAACAAGTTTTGGATAAAGGAAAAACTGCTTTGGTATGTATTTATTGCGAGAAGCTTATTAGAGGTGGAGGAATTAACCGGGTTAAGCATCATTTGGCTGGAAAAGGCGGAGATATTGAGGCAAGTCGAAAGGTGCCAGCTGTGGTGAGACACCAATTCAATCAAAACATTGAAGATCTTCGaaccaagaaaaggaaaactcAAGAAGAATATGCAGAAAGTTATGGTGCTTGTGATGAAGTTGAAAGGGAATTTGATGAGATTGAACGTAATGAGATGCGACAACAACAAGCATCAAGAATTCCAGCACCTAGCTCTAGAAAGGGAGTTGGAAAACAAGTCAAGGGATTACAATCCTTTTTTCCACCGGCAGCAACACCTAGAGCTCAACCAAGTATTAAAAGTGTTCTCCAAAGCAAAGAAATTGTGGAGAAGTGTGATATTGCTATTGCAAGATGGATGATGGATGCTTCTGTGCCATTCAATGCGGTTAATTCAGCTTATTATCAGCCGATGATTGATGCTATTGCAAACATGGGTGCAGGGTATAAAGGGCCTAATTACCAAAGAGTTCGTGGATATTTGTTGAGTAAATTGGTTGAAGATGTAAAGAAGATGATTGAAGGTTATCGTGTGATTTGGAAACAAACTGGATGTACTATCATGGCTGATGGATGGACTGATCGTTGTAGACGtactttaattaatttcttaGTTTATTGCCCTAAAGGAACTGTTTTCCTAAAGTCAGTTGATGCTTCTCATATCTCGAAAACTGCTGAGGCTTTGTTTAAGTTGCTTAGGGATGTTGTGTTATTTGTTGGTCCTGAGAATGTTGTACATGTAGTGACGGATAATGCTGCAAATTACGTTGCTGCTGGAAGGTTGTTGGAATCGGAGTTTCCTAGATTGTATTGGTCTCCTTGTGCGGCACATTGTATTAATCTGATGTTGCAGGATATTGGGAAGTTTGTGGAAGTGACTGAAACTGTGTCACAAGCTTCAATGATTACAAAATATATCTATAATCACTGCCATCCTTTGTACTTGATGAGGCAGTTCACAGGCGGCCGAGAAATACTTCGTCCAGCTCCAACTCGATTCGCCACTAATTTCATTGCTTTGCAAAGCATTTTGGCTCAAAAGGATGTTTtaagtatcttttagttagtttttattatatttttattagtttttagttaaaattcacttttttggactttactatgagtttgtgtatttttctgtgatttcaggtattttctggctgaaattgagggttctgagcaaaaatctgatttagagactgaaaaggactacagatgctgttggattctgacctccctgcactcaaagtagattttctggagctacagaagcccaattggcgcgctctcaacggcgttggaaagtagacatcctgggctttccagcaatatatgatagtccatactttgcccaagatttgatggcccaaaccggcgttcaaagtcacctcaagaaattccagcgttaaacgccggaactggcacctaaatgggagttaaacgcccaaactggcataaaagctggcgtttaactccaagaggagtctctacacgaaaatgcttcatttgctcagcccaagcacacaccaagtgggcccggaagtggatttttatgtcatttactcatctatgtactagttctctatatataggaccttttactattgtattgagaatcttcggatctttggaaccttttctttagatcttttgatcactttgggaggctggcctcacggccatgcctagaccttgttcttatgtattttcaacggtggagtttctacacaccatagattaaggtgtggagctctgctgtacctcgagtattaatgcaattactattgttcttctattcaattccgcttgttctttgtccaagatatcacttgttcttcaacttgatgaaggtgatgattgacactcatcatcattctcacctatgaacaaagtgactgacaaccactcttgttctacaagcattcgaggctctagtgaatatctcttggattctttaaccggaatcttcgtggtataggcgagaactgatggcggcattcaagagaatccggaaggtctaaccttatctgtggtgttctgagtaggattcaatgattgaatgactgtgacgtgcttcaaactcctgagggcggggcgttagtgacagacgcaaaagaatcactggattctattccggcctgattgagaaccgacagatgaattccgctatgactgtgacagggcatatgcaatcgctttcaatgagaggatgggagatagccactgacaacggtgaaaccctacacgagcttgccatggaaagaagtaagaaggattggatgaagactgtaggaaaacagagagacggaagggaaggcatcttcatacgcttatctgaagctctcaccaatgatatacataagtatctctatctttatcttattgctttattcgtttaccactatacccatttgagtctgcctgactgagatttacaaggtgaccatagcttgcttcataccaccaatctccgtgggatcgacccttactcgcgtaaggtttattacttggacgacccagtgcacttgctggttagttgtgcgaagttgtgtttatgccatggtattgagcaccaagtctttggagccattaccggggattgttttgtgtattgaaaagtattgatcacaatttcgtgcaccaagtttttggcgccgttgccggggattgtgtttgtgtgtggacaactgacggttcatcttgttgcttagattaggcatttattttttttcgaaattcttgaagatgaattatagagtttcatgatgatttgttgaaatctggctggctgtaaagccatgtctaatttcattggaccgaggtttcaacttatcatcacaagagtttgttaatcttgcttttggagcagtgatctgctaaggcttggctggcctttggccatgtctagtgttttggaccgaagctttctttgaaagcttggctggctgtgaagccatgtctaattcctggaccggagtcttagactagcattacactgattcctggaattctcattaagaattttgatatctttttccacttaattttcgacaatcacaaaaaaaaaaaaattcacaaaatcataaaaaccaaaaatatttgatgtttcttgcttgagtctagtgtcttatcttaagtttggtgtcaattgcatacattcattcatgtgtcttaaggatcttcaagtaattcttgatgatttcttactctgatctttgaattcttttgacttgagtgtttatgtgtctcatgtagtgtcagtagtatacaaactgctaagtttggtgtcttgcatgcattgttatttgattcttgttgcattttgactattaaaaatccaaaaatatttttaatttgtgtcttttcaagtcaataatacaaagaattgaagattcagaacatactgcagaggaattatacagaaaaagctgggcgttcaaaacgcccagtgaagaaggacagactggcgtttaaacgccagccagggtacctggttgggcgttaaacgccagaatggataccattctgggcgtttaacgccaggatggcaaagggggaagattttgttttcaaaatcaattttttttcaagttttcaaagtttttcaaaatcaaatctttttcaaatcatatcttttcaatcaaatgttttcaaaatcaatttctttcctttttcaaagatacttactaacaattaatgatttgattgaacatctcaaatttgttgccttttctgttgagaaaggtttaatgtttcaaatcatatcttttcttgttaggcaagtcattaatttttaaaatcaaatctttttttttaattgttttcaaatcaaatctttttaaaattgttttcaaatcatatcttctcaatcacatctttttcaaaataagttttcaatcaaatctttttaacttctaatttcaaatcctttttcaaaaatcacttgatttcttttccacttttgttttcgaaaatcaattagtgtctttcaaaaatgttttcaaaatattttaattaattttcgaaaaattacttccctccttctcacatccttctatttatggagtactactccttcttaatgcacaattcgaactctatctaatcaagttcgaattcttctacctccttcttctatttttcttttcctttgacacctcaaggaatctctatactgtgacatagaggattccacattttcttgttctcttctctttcatatgagcaggagcagagacaaaggcattcttgttgaagctgaccctgagcccgaaagaaccttgaagagaaagctaagagaagccaaagcacaactctctttagaggacctgaccgaattcttcaaagaagaagaagacatggcagccgaaaacaacaataatgcaaacaatgcaaggaaggtgctgggtgactttactgcacctactcccgacttctatgggagaagcatctctatccctgccattggagcaaacaactttgagcttaaacctcaattagtttctctaatgcaacagaattgcaagttccatggacttccaatggaagatcctcatcagttcttagctgaattcttgcaaatctgtgacacagtcaagactaatggggtagaccctgaggtctatagactgatgctattcccttttgctgtaagagacagagctagaatatggttggactctcaacctaaagaaagcctggactcttgggaaaagctagtcaatgccttcttggcaaagttctttccaccacaaagatggagtaagcttagagtggaagtccaaaccttcagacagaaggatggagaatccctctatgaagcttgggaaagatacaaacaattgatcagaaaatgtccttctgacatgctttctgaatggagcatcataggtattttctatgatggtctccctgaactatctaagatgtccttggatagctctgctggaggatctcttcatctgaagaagacgcctacagaagctcaagagctcattgaaatggttgcaaataaccaattcatgtacacttctgagagaaatcctgtgaacaatgggacaagtcagaagaaaggagttcttgaga includes:
- the LOC130933767 gene encoding uncharacterized protein LOC130933767 — encoded protein: MASSNTPSETPTSQEQGSTPDPSIGTQKNSNRGKIDPAWGHCKQVLDKGKTALVCIYCEKLIRGGGINRVKHHLAGKGGDIEASRKVPAVVRHQFNQNIEDLRTKKRKTQEEYAESYGACDEVEREFDEIERNEMRQQQASRIPAPSSRKGVGKQVKGLQSFFPPAATPRAQPSIKSVLQSKEIVEKCDIAIARWMMDASVPFNAVNSAYYQPMIDAIANMGAGYKGPNYQRVRGYLLSKLVEDVKKMIEGYRVIWKQTGCTIMADGWTDRCRRTLINFLVYCPKGTVFLKSVDASHISKTAEALFKLLRDVVLFVGPENVVHVVTDNAANYVAAGRLLESEFPRLYWSPCAAHCINLMLQDIGKFVEVTETVSQASMITKYIYNHCHPLYLMRQFTGGREILRPAPTRFATNFIALQSILAQKDVLSIF